The Planctomycetia bacterium DNA window GTGAAGAGAGCACATGCAGACGGAGATATATCATGCGGCTGGAAATCCGTAGCCAGGATCTCGTCGTCGGCGAGGAATGGCGAGGTTACATCGACCGCAGGCTGCGGTTTGTCTTGGGACGTTTTGGCAACCGCATCGGCTGCGTAAAGGCTTGCCTAGCTGACCTGAACGGGCCGCGCGGGGGCATGGACAAGCGCTGTCGGATCGTGGTCCACCTGCCCAGGTCCGGCGTGGTAATCGTCGAAGACACGGATGGGGACATTGGGTCGGTCGTGGATCGTGCAGCGGATCGTGCCGGGCAAGCGGTACGCCGGGAGCTGGAGCGG harbors:
- a CDS encoding HPF/RaiA family ribosome-associated protein: MRLEIRSQDLVVGEEWRGYIDRRLRFVLGRFGNRIGCVKACLADLNGPRGGMDKRCRIVVHLPRSGVVIVEDTDGDIGSVVDRAADRAGQAVRRELERRRERGGHRAVSRDDRAS